The Trinickia acidisoli genome includes a window with the following:
- the pqqD gene encoding pyrroloquinoline quinone biosynthesis peptide chaperone PqqD, with protein MTYPNAIGGAPLRPRLRSMFRLQWEAAQDAYVLLYPEGMVKLNPSAGQILVRCDGTRELDEIITELETLFHAADLATDVYRFLDHARQRGWVD; from the coding sequence ATGACCTATCCGAACGCCATCGGCGGCGCGCCGCTGCGCCCACGTCTTCGCTCGATGTTCCGATTGCAATGGGAAGCCGCGCAAGATGCATACGTGCTCCTCTATCCCGAAGGGATGGTGAAACTCAATCCCAGTGCGGGACAGATCCTCGTGCGATGCGACGGCACGCGCGAGCTCGACGAAATCATTACCGAACTCGAAACGCTGTTCCACGCTGCGGATCTCGCAACCGACGTCTATCGGTTTCTCGACCACGCACGCCAACGTGGATGGGTCGACTGA
- the pqqB gene encoding pyrroloquinoline quinone biosynthesis protein PqqB, with amino-acid sequence MLIKVLGSGAGGGLPQWNCNCANCSRARAPTGTLAARTQSSIALSDTGDDWVLINASPDLLAQLRAHPELQPARALRDSGIAAVMLCDAQIDHVTGLVMLRERTTPLPLYATRSVLDDLSGALPLIPLLGHYCGVDEHPIALGVPFTIAPLTGLRFTAIAIDSAAPPYSPHREAPVIGDNIALVIEDVATAATAFYAPGLARTSESILTAMRSATLVLVDGTFWTDTEMIDLGLSGKRAADMGHLAQCAANGKPGMLDLLDTLPRTTRKVLIHINNTNPILDPDSDAHAIVRAHGIDLAEDGMQLLV; translated from the coding sequence ATGCTGATCAAGGTTCTTGGTTCCGGCGCGGGCGGCGGACTGCCCCAGTGGAACTGCAATTGTGCGAACTGTTCGCGGGCGCGCGCGCCCACCGGCACACTCGCGGCACGCACGCAATCGTCCATCGCGCTCAGCGACACCGGCGACGACTGGGTGCTCATCAACGCATCGCCCGATCTCCTGGCCCAATTGCGCGCGCACCCCGAACTGCAGCCGGCCCGCGCGCTGCGCGACAGCGGCATTGCGGCAGTCATGCTTTGCGATGCGCAGATCGATCATGTGACTGGCCTCGTCATGTTGCGCGAGCGCACGACGCCGCTGCCGCTTTACGCCACACGGTCCGTGCTCGACGATTTATCGGGCGCTTTGCCGCTCATCCCGTTGCTCGGCCATTACTGCGGCGTCGACGAACACCCGATCGCGCTCGGCGTACCGTTCACGATCGCACCGCTCACCGGCTTGCGGTTCACTGCGATCGCCATCGACAGCGCCGCACCGCCCTATTCGCCGCATCGCGAAGCACCCGTGATCGGCGACAACATCGCACTCGTGATCGAAGACGTCGCGACGGCCGCCACCGCCTTTTACGCACCGGGTCTCGCGCGCACGTCGGAATCGATACTGACCGCAATGCGCTCGGCAACACTCGTTCTCGTCGACGGCACGTTCTGGACGGATACGGAGATGATCGATCTCGGCTTGTCGGGCAAACGCGCTGCCGACATGGGGCACCTCGCCCAATGCGCCGCGAACGGCAAGCCCGGCATGCTCGACCTGCTCGACACGCTGCCGCGCACCACGCGCAAAGTGCTCATTCATATCAACAACACGAATCCGATTCTCGATCCCGACTCCGATGCGCACGCGATCGTGCGTGCGCACGGCATCGACCTCGCGGAAGACGGTATGCAACTGCTGGTATAG
- the pqqA gene encoding pyrroloquinoline quinone precursor peptide PqqA, producing MQWTTPAYTDLRFGFEITMYIANR from the coding sequence ATGCAGTGGACTACGCCCGCTTATACCGACCTGCGCTTCGGTTTCGAAATCACGATGTACATCGCCAACCGATAA
- a CDS encoding TonB-dependent receptor produces MSNRPPQTRRAHHRFASKQRARLTWCFAASALVSLASPAKAQTEPTAPTAKGVTLPPIVVVGTTPLVGIGLPLTQVAANVQIVRSAQRDAQHRETLTDYFEKNLPSVDINDAQGNPYQMNINYRGFTASPLLGTPEGLSVFMDGVRINEPFGDVVNWDLIPQDAIDTIELIPGSNPTFGLNTLGGALAISTKNGKDHPGGEAELSGGSWGRKTAAIEQGGTIGDRLDYYVTGNVANDDGWAQENASRVRQGFGKLRYTDADTTIALSAGGANNDLLGMQTIPRSFLDDFRQPYTFPDQNLNRAGYLTLTGEHYVNDALELSGNVYYRHFVNESISSNNNTDYGALLPDGSVDTLQATNVDSAVATDSYGASLQMTLLGKLGGLQNQFVAGVAADFANSHYTASSQNAYFTASRATIGIGDYVTQADAKTRDGNLAAYLQDTLSLTRQWALTLSGRYDWAKTDIGDESGAQPQLDGSHVFSRLNPALGLTWNPVPSFTAYATYNEGMRTPTAIELTCADPAAPCSLPNDFVADPALAPVVSKTYEAGARGKLGSATTWSAAVYDTTLYDDIEFISAATTTQGYFQNVGKTRREGLELSGHTQFGKLGVTANYSFIDATYRASWVSSSPSNSSADANGNIVVRPGDHIPGIPTNSIKLRLDYAVTPQWTAGTNVTYRSGVFAQGDEDNEDVNGKLPGYFLIDLDTTYRVTKQLQLFATVSNLLNKRYASFGVLGQNFFNGPSHTFDGLAPVNEMFIGPGAPRGAWVGMRYAWN; encoded by the coding sequence ATGAGCAACCGCCCTCCCCAAACACGCAGAGCGCACCACCGATTCGCGTCGAAACAACGTGCACGCTTGACATGGTGCTTCGCCGCGAGCGCGCTCGTGAGCCTTGCATCGCCCGCGAAGGCACAGACCGAACCGACCGCGCCCACCGCCAAAGGGGTAACGCTCCCGCCGATCGTCGTGGTCGGCACGACTCCGCTCGTCGGCATCGGTTTGCCGCTCACGCAGGTAGCGGCAAACGTTCAGATCGTGCGCAGTGCGCAACGCGATGCACAGCACCGCGAGACGCTCACGGACTACTTCGAAAAGAACTTACCGAGCGTCGACATCAACGACGCGCAGGGCAACCCCTATCAGATGAACATCAACTACCGAGGCTTCACGGCTTCGCCGCTGCTCGGCACACCGGAGGGTCTGTCGGTGTTCATGGATGGCGTGCGCATCAACGAGCCGTTCGGCGATGTGGTGAACTGGGACTTGATCCCGCAGGATGCGATCGACACGATCGAGTTGATTCCCGGCTCGAACCCGACGTTCGGCCTCAATACGCTCGGCGGCGCACTCGCGATCTCGACGAAGAACGGCAAGGACCACCCGGGCGGCGAGGCCGAGCTGTCGGGCGGTTCATGGGGCCGCAAGACGGCCGCCATCGAGCAAGGCGGGACGATCGGCGATCGTCTCGACTACTACGTAACCGGCAACGTCGCGAACGACGACGGCTGGGCCCAAGAAAACGCGAGCCGCGTGCGTCAGGGCTTCGGCAAGCTGCGTTATACCGACGCCGACACCACGATCGCGCTGTCCGCCGGCGGTGCGAACAACGACTTGCTGGGCATGCAGACGATTCCTCGTTCGTTTCTCGACGATTTTCGGCAGCCTTATACCTTTCCCGATCAAAACCTGAACCGCGCCGGCTATCTGACGCTGACCGGCGAGCACTATGTCAACGATGCGCTCGAGTTGAGCGGCAACGTCTACTACCGCCACTTCGTGAACGAGAGCATCAGCAGCAACAACAACACCGACTACGGCGCACTTCTGCCCGACGGTTCGGTCGACACGCTGCAGGCCACGAACGTCGACTCCGCCGTCGCGACCGACAGCTACGGCGCAAGCCTGCAAATGACGCTGCTCGGCAAACTCGGCGGCCTGCAAAATCAATTCGTCGCCGGTGTCGCGGCCGATTTCGCGAACTCGCACTACACCGCATCGTCGCAGAACGCCTACTTCACTGCATCGCGCGCGACGATAGGCATCGGCGACTATGTCACGCAAGCGGATGCGAAAACGCGCGACGGCAACCTCGCAGCCTATCTGCAAGATACGTTGTCGCTGACCCGGCAATGGGCCCTGACGCTGTCGGGCCGCTACGACTGGGCAAAGACGGACATCGGCGACGAGAGCGGCGCACAGCCACAGCTCGACGGCAGCCACGTGTTCTCGCGCTTGAATCCCGCCCTCGGGCTGACGTGGAACCCCGTACCGAGCTTCACGGCCTACGCGACTTACAACGAAGGCATGCGCACGCCGACCGCGATCGAGCTGACCTGCGCCGACCCGGCCGCACCGTGCTCGCTGCCGAACGACTTCGTTGCGGACCCAGCGCTCGCGCCCGTCGTCTCGAAGACCTACGAAGCCGGCGCGCGCGGCAAGCTCGGCAGTGCGACGACGTGGAGTGCCGCCGTCTACGACACGACGCTATACGACGACATCGAGTTCATCAGCGCGGCGACCACGACGCAAGGCTACTTCCAGAACGTGGGCAAGACGCGCCGTGAGGGCCTCGAGCTTTCCGGGCATACGCAGTTCGGAAAGCTCGGCGTGACGGCGAACTACAGTTTCATCGACGCCACCTACCGCGCGAGCTGGGTGTCCAGCAGCCCGAGCAACTCGAGCGCCGATGCGAACGGCAACATCGTCGTGCGCCCCGGCGATCACATTCCCGGCATTCCCACCAACTCCATCAAATTGCGGCTCGATTACGCGGTCACGCCGCAATGGACCGCCGGAACGAACGTGACCTATCGCAGCGGCGTTTTTGCGCAAGGCGATGAAGACAACGAGGATGTCAACGGCAAGCTCCCCGGCTACTTCCTGATCGATCTCGATACGACGTATCGCGTCACCAAGCAATTGCAGCTCTTTGCAACCGTGTCGAACCTGCTGAACAAACGCTATGCGAGCTTTGGCGTGCTCGGGCAGAACTTCTTCAACGGCCCGAGCCACACGTTCGACGGGCTCGCGCCCGTCAACGAAATGTTCATCGGGCCCGGCGCGCCCAGAGGGGCGTGGGTCGGGATGCGCTATGCGTGGAATTAG
- a CDS encoding methanol/ethanol family PQQ-dependent dehydrogenase, with protein MTRRSVSAVWRTAFAACAIGAIGLAPQCSHAGSDYPPVTYERLSNAQSDPGWLTYYRTYDGQSHSPAKQIDTSNVSKLSLAWSYKFPADLQQGFEATPVVNGSYLFVSTPKDNVYAFDAITGKQLWKFEPKLGPEAFKNACCDVVNRGVALYGKNAYIAMLDGEIVALDAQSGAVAWKKRMFDPGTGYAFSLAPLAIDGAIVVGNSGGEYGARGFIAALDPDNGNVLWKRTTIPSAQEKGGDTWPNGMQAHGGGASWLTGTFDPATKTLFWGVGNPGPWLAKLRPGSNLYTDSLLALDPKTGDIKWHYQYTRNDTWDYDGVNTPVLAKIQYDGKDYDAIIHADRNGFFHAIDRATGKLIYASAFVKATSVTGYTHDGEPIEDASKYPNVGTTIDTCPSFLGGKNWWSVSYDPAKHLAFVPSLHACMSLSGKSVSYMEGLPYLGEGFEIEPEPGSHGYGELQAIDVDTGKKVWSHWSKMPWNGGVASTAGGLAFSGSLDGHLYAFDEATGKVLWQSPKLASGIVAQPSVFEAHGQEYVAVLAGYGGANPIWGGPMAKIADKVPRGGTLYVFALHHG; from the coding sequence ATGACGCGACGTTCAGTTTCGGCCGTATGGCGCACGGCGTTTGCCGCTTGTGCAATAGGGGCCATCGGCCTCGCCCCGCAATGCTCGCACGCGGGCAGCGACTATCCACCGGTCACCTACGAGCGCCTCTCGAACGCGCAGAGCGATCCGGGTTGGCTCACCTACTACCGCACTTACGACGGGCAGTCGCATTCCCCCGCCAAGCAAATCGATACGTCGAACGTGAGCAAGCTCTCGCTCGCATGGAGCTACAAATTTCCCGCCGATCTGCAGCAAGGATTCGAGGCAACCCCGGTCGTCAACGGCAGCTATCTTTTCGTTAGTACGCCTAAGGATAACGTCTACGCATTCGATGCGATCACAGGCAAGCAGCTCTGGAAGTTCGAGCCGAAGCTCGGTCCCGAAGCGTTCAAGAACGCCTGCTGCGACGTCGTCAATCGCGGTGTCGCGCTCTACGGCAAGAATGCTTATATCGCGATGCTCGACGGTGAAATCGTCGCACTCGATGCGCAATCGGGGGCCGTCGCCTGGAAAAAGCGCATGTTCGATCCGGGCACCGGCTACGCGTTCTCGCTCGCCCCGCTTGCGATCGACGGCGCGATCGTGGTCGGCAACTCGGGCGGCGAATACGGCGCACGCGGGTTCATCGCCGCGCTCGATCCCGACAACGGCAACGTGCTGTGGAAGCGCACGACGATTCCAAGCGCCCAGGAAAAAGGCGGCGACACCTGGCCCAACGGCATGCAGGCGCACGGCGGCGGCGCCTCGTGGCTGACCGGCACCTTCGATCCGGCCACGAAGACGCTGTTCTGGGGCGTCGGCAATCCGGGCCCGTGGCTCGCGAAGCTGCGCCCCGGCAGCAACCTCTACACCGATTCGCTGCTCGCGCTCGATCCGAAAACAGGCGACATCAAATGGCACTACCAATACACGCGTAACGACACGTGGGACTACGACGGCGTGAACACGCCGGTCCTTGCGAAGATCCAATACGACGGCAAGGACTACGACGCCATCATCCATGCCGATCGCAACGGCTTTTTCCACGCGATCGATCGCGCGACGGGCAAGCTCATCTACGCCAGCGCGTTCGTGAAGGCGACTTCGGTCACCGGTTATACGCATGACGGCGAGCCGATCGAGGACGCTTCGAAGTACCCCAACGTCGGCACGACGATCGATACCTGCCCGAGCTTTCTGGGCGGCAAGAACTGGTGGTCCGTCTCGTACGATCCGGCCAAGCATCTGGCGTTCGTGCCGTCGCTGCATGCGTGCATGAGCCTCTCGGGCAAGTCGGTCAGCTACATGGAGGGCTTGCCCTATCTCGGCGAAGGCTTCGAGATCGAGCCCGAACCCGGCAGCCACGGCTACGGCGAGTTGCAGGCGATCGACGTGGACACGGGCAAGAAGGTCTGGAGCCATTGGAGCAAGATGCCGTGGAACGGTGGCGTGGCGAGCACGGCCGGCGGCCTGGCGTTCAGCGGTTCGCTCGACGGCCACCTCTACGCGTTCGACGAAGCGACGGGCAAGGTCCTCTGGCAGAGCCCGAAGCTGGCGAGCGGCATCGTCGCGCAGCCCTCCGTGTTCGAAGCGCACGGGCAAGAGTACGTGGCCGTGCTCGCCGGTTACGGCGGCGCGAACCCGATCTGGGGCGGCCCGATGGCGAAGATTGCGGACAAGGTGCCGCGCGGGGGCACGCTCTATGTGTTCGCCTTGCATCACGGCTGA
- a CDS encoding c-type cytochrome yields MKTHLQHFAVAAVAASALAIASSSAAATPIRICTFPGSPSATLDKVVAQEAFKTAGIAATFVEHGIPGGDDDDGVSLKELHQTLGHGCDVIAGFPRSSVADASGSTMLFSRGYLRADYVSVETGTHMHGHAADEVVAATYGSPSQLIAVQEQHVRFDLENTPELTVDAVASGRAIRAIVWYPAVVAYRQAHAGQRFDVRKTRSPYSAWRLVFAFGSNERALQRKVDTALGAMTADGRLAKLTRAWTLPATMQAAQATPAVPATSAALTYLDGPVAGARLGMLRDAAYSARMSGRIEKVSAGGGSAAPSFDRAQVLHGKRLYASNCAKCHGADMQGITAPALSGAAFAPAANAHLTIGGVYGYMSTNMPADRPGKLKDGEYADIMAFLLNANGYGPGSTKMTADIAKGSTALLNAGPQSAARAGVPAASPK; encoded by the coding sequence ATGAAAACGCATCTTCAGCATTTTGCGGTGGCCGCGGTGGCCGCCTCCGCACTCGCCATCGCTTCGTCGTCAGCGGCGGCGACGCCGATTCGCATCTGCACGTTCCCGGGCAGCCCCTCGGCTACGCTCGACAAGGTCGTTGCGCAGGAGGCGTTCAAGACGGCAGGCATCGCCGCCACGTTCGTCGAGCATGGCATCCCCGGCGGCGACGATGACGACGGCGTCTCTTTGAAGGAGTTGCACCAGACGCTCGGCCACGGTTGCGATGTCATCGCGGGTTTTCCGCGTTCGTCCGTTGCCGATGCTTCGGGCAGCACGATGCTGTTTTCCCGCGGCTATTTGCGGGCGGACTACGTCAGCGTCGAGACGGGCACGCACATGCATGGGCACGCGGCGGATGAGGTTGTCGCTGCGACCTATGGAAGCCCTTCGCAATTGATTGCGGTTCAGGAGCAGCACGTGCGCTTCGATCTCGAGAACACACCCGAGCTGACCGTCGATGCCGTCGCGAGCGGCCGGGCGATACGCGCGATCGTCTGGTATCCGGCTGTCGTCGCCTATCGGCAAGCGCACGCGGGGCAGCGCTTCGATGTACGCAAGACGCGCTCGCCTTATTCCGCTTGGCGGCTCGTCTTCGCGTTCGGTTCGAACGAAAGGGCTTTGCAGCGGAAGGTCGACACCGCACTCGGCGCAATGACGGCCGATGGGCGTCTCGCCAAGCTCACGCGCGCTTGGACGCTGCCCGCTACGATGCAGGCCGCGCAAGCCACACCAGCCGTGCCCGCGACGTCCGCCGCGCTCACCTATCTCGACGGTCCCGTCGCCGGCGCACGCCTGGGCATGCTGCGCGATGCGGCTTACTCGGCGCGCATGTCCGGTCGGATCGAGAAGGTGTCGGCCGGCGGCGGCTCCGCCGCGCCATCGTTCGATCGCGCCCAGGTCCTGCACGGCAAGCGTTTGTATGCGAGCAACTGCGCGAAGTGTCATGGCGCGGATATGCAAGGCATCACCGCGCCGGCGCTCAGCGGTGCGGCGTTCGCGCCCGCGGCCAATGCGCATCTGACGATCGGCGGCGTGTATGGCTACATGTCGACCAACATGCCGGCCGATCGTCCGGGCAAGCTGAAGGACGGCGAGTATGCCGACATCATGGCGTTTCTCCTGAATGCGAACGGGTACGGCCCGGGCAGCACGAAAATGACGGCGGATATCGCGAAGGGATCGACGGCGCTGCTCAATGCCGGTCCGCAAAGCGCCGCGCGTGCGGGCGTGCCCGCGGCGTCGCCGAAGTGA
- a CDS encoding energy transducer TonB — MRTQVAADRGERGRLGVIAAVVLLLHGFAAMRLYEHDAASHASPHVDIRIVAALEHSPVDDAPRTESVAHEMPHDDPLYRGTDPTQRVAGRLAVPKSRAAMPVLDKRARDLSRPATRETPRSIPVASERTAPAHDNAVAHEPPTQEAVPQDLSTSVSSTRPASMQRVASEPAQRADQEGGQTPEPNAPRDAASEPTFNAAYLHNPAAAYPPVALQRGWQGTVLMNVHVLASGCAQGVSVIESSGHALLDDAAVATVSGWRFVPARRAGQAVDGWVNVPVVFKLDE, encoded by the coding sequence GTGCGAACGCAAGTCGCAGCGGATCGGGGCGAGCGCGGTCGGCTTGGCGTGATCGCCGCCGTGGTGCTCTTGCTGCACGGGTTTGCCGCGATGCGCCTATACGAGCATGACGCGGCGTCCCATGCCTCGCCGCACGTCGACATCCGTATCGTTGCCGCGCTCGAGCACTCGCCTGTCGACGACGCACCTCGCACGGAATCGGTTGCGCATGAAATGCCGCACGACGATCCACTGTATCGCGGCACCGATCCCACGCAGCGCGTCGCGGGTCGGCTTGCCGTTCCCAAATCGCGCGCTGCAATGCCCGTGCTGGACAAACGCGCTCGTGACTTGTCGCGGCCGGCTACGCGAGAGACGCCACGCTCGATCCCAGTGGCGAGCGAGCGCACCGCGCCTGCCCACGACAACGCGGTGGCGCACGAACCGCCGACCCAAGAGGCAGTGCCACAGGATCTGAGTACGTCCGTCTCATCGACAAGGCCCGCTTCGATGCAGCGGGTTGCAAGCGAGCCTGCGCAGCGCGCGGACCAAGAGGGCGGGCAGACCCCTGAGCCGAACGCCCCGCGCGATGCTGCGAGTGAGCCGACCTTCAACGCGGCCTACCTGCACAATCCCGCCGCAGCCTATCCGCCCGTGGCCCTTCAACGCGGATGGCAGGGAACGGTGCTGATGAACGTTCACGTGCTCGCGAGCGGCTGCGCGCAGGGCGTCTCGGTCATCGAATCGAGCGGCCATGCTTTGCTCGACGACGCGGCCGTCGCGACGGTTTCGGGCTGGCGCTTCGTGCCCGCGCGACGCGCGGGGCAGGCCGTCGACGGATGGGTGAACGTGCCCGTCGTCTTCAAGCTCGACGAGTGA
- a CDS encoding aldehyde dehydrogenase family protein codes for MDLFDLKQLGLDVEFPYRKQYENYIGGKWVAPLGVDYFENVSPINGKPFCRIPRSGAADIEIALDAAHAARRKWSKTSPTERSNLLLAAADRMEKNLKLLAVAETIDNGKPLRETMAADLPLAVDHFRYFAGCIRAQEGAISEIDDNTVAYHFHEPMGVVGQIIPWNFPLLMASWKLAPALAAGCCVVMKPAEQTPASVLVLMELIGDLFPPGVVNIVNGFGKEAGEALATSKRIAKIAFTGSTPVGKHILRAAADNLIPSTVELGGKSPNVFFADVLDHDDAFLDKALEGLAMFALNQGEVCTCPSRVLIQESIYERFIEKAIARVDRIKAGHPLDMQTMIGAQASQQQLDKILTYIDIGRGEGAQCLTGGARTAPTPDLGTGFYVQPTMLLGNNKMRVFQEEIFGPVASVMTFKDEQEAIEIANDTYYGLGAGVWTRNGTRAYRMGREIEAGRIWTNCYHLYPAHAAFGGYKQSGIGRETHKKALENYQQTKCLLVSYQAEALGFF; via the coding sequence ATGGACCTGTTTGACTTGAAACAGCTCGGCCTGGACGTCGAATTTCCTTATCGCAAGCAGTACGAGAACTATATCGGTGGCAAATGGGTGGCTCCGCTCGGCGTGGATTATTTCGAGAATGTCTCGCCCATCAACGGCAAGCCGTTCTGCCGCATTCCGCGTTCCGGCGCCGCCGATATCGAGATCGCCCTCGACGCGGCTCACGCCGCGCGGCGCAAATGGAGCAAGACGTCTCCCACCGAGCGTTCGAACTTGCTGCTGGCGGCAGCCGATCGCATGGAGAAGAACTTGAAGCTGCTCGCTGTCGCCGAAACGATCGACAACGGCAAGCCGCTGCGCGAGACGATGGCGGCCGACCTGCCGCTCGCCGTCGACCACTTCCGTTATTTCGCCGGCTGCATCCGCGCGCAGGAAGGGGCCATTTCGGAGATCGACGACAACACGGTCGCCTACCACTTCCACGAGCCGATGGGCGTCGTCGGGCAGATCATCCCCTGGAACTTCCCGCTGTTGATGGCGTCGTGGAAGCTCGCACCCGCGCTCGCGGCCGGATGCTGCGTCGTGATGAAGCCGGCCGAGCAAACGCCGGCGTCGGTGCTCGTGCTGATGGAGTTGATCGGCGATCTGTTCCCGCCCGGCGTGGTCAACATCGTGAACGGTTTCGGCAAGGAAGCGGGCGAGGCACTTGCGACGAGCAAGCGCATCGCGAAGATCGCGTTTACCGGGTCGACGCCGGTCGGCAAGCACATCCTGCGCGCGGCTGCCGACAATCTGATTCCGTCGACGGTCGAACTCGGCGGTAAGAGCCCGAACGTCTTCTTCGCCGATGTCTTGGACCATGACGATGCATTCCTCGACAAAGCGCTCGAAGGGCTCGCCATGTTCGCGCTCAATCAGGGCGAAGTCTGCACGTGCCCATCGCGCGTGCTGATTCAAGAATCGATTTACGAGCGCTTCATCGAGAAAGCCATCGCGCGCGTGGATCGCATCAAGGCCGGGCATCCGCTCGACATGCAAACGATGATCGGCGCGCAAGCCTCGCAGCAGCAACTCGACAAGATCCTCACGTACATCGACATCGGCCGTGGAGAGGGCGCGCAGTGTCTCACCGGCGGGGCACGCACGGCACCCACGCCCGATCTCGGCACCGGCTTCTATGTGCAGCCGACGATGCTGCTCGGCAATAACAAGATGCGCGTGTTCCAGGAGGAAATCTTCGGGCCCGTGGCCTCGGTGATGACGTTCAAGGACGAGCAGGAAGCGATCGAGATCGCCAACGACACGTACTACGGTCTCGGCGCCGGCGTGTGGACCCGCAACGGGACGCGTGCCTATCGGATGGGCCGGGAGATCGAAGCGGGCCGCATCTGGACCAACTGTTATCACCTGTATCCGGCGCACGCGGCATTCGGTGGATACAAGCAGTCGGGCATCGGGCGCGAAACCCACAAGAAGGCGCTCGAGAACTATCAGCAGACGAAGTGCTTGCTCGTGAGCTACCAAGCCGAGGCGCTCGGGTTCTTCTAA
- a CDS encoding alpha/beta fold hydrolase, with the protein MRRIRRDGHAIAYTVAGDVGAQPIVVVHGGPGSGSHPGMLAPFGGLAVCAVSVDQRGAGASLPRGRLRHNRTDRLVADLEAVRRALGFEQWHVAGGSWGAALALAYAGTHPERVSGIVLRGLFLTSRREVRSLFVTSRSRAPREWLRLSRAAGGGRPSMLFERCAKRLAAGAPHACSLAVARAWRDYEAAVLASAHWPRGRPVARRPRATDEALVAKYRIQAHYLRHDCWLGERRLLALAREVERAGIPAYAIHGLRDPVCPPGNVQRLARAIPGVRAEFANAGHLASKPALGRALARTVETMLNASLLDDKAWPVTKPREP; encoded by the coding sequence ATGCGCCGTATCCGCCGTGACGGGCATGCGATTGCTTATACGGTTGCGGGCGACGTCGGCGCTCAACCGATCGTCGTGGTGCACGGCGGACCGGGCAGCGGCAGCCACCCGGGCATGCTCGCGCCGTTCGGCGGCTTGGCGGTGTGTGCCGTGTCGGTCGATCAGCGCGGCGCGGGCGCATCGTTGCCGCGCGGCCGATTGCGCCACAATCGCACGGACCGTCTCGTCGCCGATCTCGAGGCGGTTCGACGCGCGCTCGGCTTTGAGCAGTGGCATGTCGCTGGAGGATCGTGGGGCGCGGCGCTCGCACTCGCCTACGCGGGAACGCATCCCGAGCGCGTGTCGGGGATCGTGTTGCGCGGTCTTTTTCTCACGTCGCGCCGCGAGGTGCGCAGTCTATTCGTCACGTCGCGTTCGCGCGCGCCGCGCGAGTGGCTGCGCTTGTCACGCGCAGCGGGGGGCGGGCGGCCCAGCATGCTGTTCGAGCGCTGCGCCAAGCGGCTAGCGGCCGGCGCGCCGCATGCATGCAGTCTCGCCGTCGCACGTGCGTGGCGCGACTACGAGGCGGCTGTGCTCGCGTCGGCGCATTGGCCACGCGGCAGACCCGTTGCGAGGCGTCCGCGCGCAACCGACGAGGCACTCGTCGCGAAGTACCGGATTCAGGCCCACTATCTGCGCCACGATTGTTGGCTCGGCGAGCGGCGGCTCCTCGCGCTCGCGCGTGAAGTCGAACGGGCTGGCATTCCAGCGTATGCGATCCACGGCCTGCGCGATCCGGTATGTCCGCCCGGCAACGTGCAACGCCTGGCGCGTGCGATCCCCGGCGTGCGGGCCGAGTTCGCGAACGCCGGTCATCTCGCGAGCAAACCCGCGCTCGGACGTGCGCTCGCGCGTACGGTCGAGACGATGCTCAACGCGTCGTTGCTCGACGACAAAGCGTGGCCTGTGACGAAACCCCGCGAGCCTTAG
- a CDS encoding tautomerase family protein has translation MPITLTVPEGVFNSEAEAKVFAELTHALLDIEGLQDNAFMIPNVVGTLNVLPRNRIFSGGRAAAAAFVELKLPAVALASPDAKRSFIARATEIVARASSGKLAPEHVWVNVVYAEDGAWGIGGRGYDNAALGDAIRAAAHAH, from the coding sequence ATGCCGATCACATTGACCGTACCGGAAGGCGTTTTCAATTCCGAGGCCGAAGCAAAGGTATTTGCCGAATTGACCCACGCACTGCTCGACATCGAGGGCCTGCAAGACAACGCATTCATGATTCCGAACGTCGTAGGCACGCTGAACGTCTTGCCGCGCAATCGGATCTTCTCGGGAGGACGAGCGGCGGCCGCGGCGTTCGTCGAGCTGAAACTGCCTGCTGTGGCGCTTGCATCGCCCGATGCCAAGCGAAGCTTCATCGCGCGGGCGACCGAGATCGTCGCCCGCGCATCGAGCGGCAAGCTCGCGCCCGAGCACGTCTGGGTCAATGTCGTTTATGCCGAGGATGGTGCATGGGGAATCGGCGGGCGCGGCTATGACAACGCCGCACTCGGCGACGCCATTCGCGCGGCGGCTCACGCTCACTGA